The Sphingopyxis sp. BE259 nucleotide sequence GTCGCGTGTCTTGGCGCGCACCAGCATGATCAGCGACGACACAATGTTGAAAGCCGCGACCAGCACGATCAGCGACAGGATAACGAACATCGCGACGCGCTCGATCGACAAGGCCTCGAACAGGCTGCTGTTCATCTGTCGCCAGTCCGACACCACTGCCTGCGCCGCGACCTTTTCCTTCAGCGGCGCCAAGGTAGCGTCGACATCGTCGGGATCGGTGACCTTCACCTCGATCATCCCAATCTGGTCGCCGGTCAGCAGCAGCAATTGCGCGTCCTCCATCGGCATCACGACGTACATTTTGTCGAAGTCATAGACCCCGATTTCGAACACCGCAGTGACCCGGTAGCTGATCTCGCGCGGCACGGTGCCGAACGGCGTCGAACGCCCCGCCGGGTTTATGATCGTCAGATTTGATCCGACCGTCGCGCCCAGATTGCGCGCCAGTTCGCTGCCGATCGCGATATTGCCCGCATTGGCGGTCAGGGTGTTCAGATTGCCCTGCAACACCTTGCCGCCCAGCGTCTGGTTGTTGCGGATGTCGGGCACCGTCATCCCGCGCACCAAAATCCCTTCGACCCGGCCGTTGAAGGTGGTGAGCAGAGGCTGCTCGATCAGCGGCGTCGCCGACACAACGCCCGGCGTCGCCTTCGCCTGTTTCAGCACATCGCGCCAGTCGTCGAGCCGCCCGCCAAAGCCCTGCACCACCGCGTGACCGTTCAGCCCGACGATCTTGTCGAACAGGTCGGCGCGCACGCCGTTCATCACGCTCATCACGATCACCAAGGCCGCGACGCCCAGCGTTACCGCGACAAAGCTGAACGCTGCGGCGACGAAGATGAACCCTTCGCCGCGCTGCGGCAGCATATAGCGTTTGAAGATGGTGCGTTCGTAGGGACGCAGGATCATGGGGCGACACGCCTTGGCGGCGCATGGGGATTGACACGCATGCGGCGGCTTTACGGGGCATCGCCACCGCTGGCAATGGGCGCTGGCATGACGTCATCTTGCGAGCGAGTCGCAGAATATGTTGCACATCGGCCACAGCCGGGGCCAAAAGCGCCGCCGAATGGCTGCCACAGGGTGACAAACCGCCAGCTTGCGCCTAGCCCGATGGCTTCTGGATCAAGCGGCCCCAAGGCCCGGTTTCAGGGAGTGCAGGCCTTTCGCCGGGCCTGCAACAAAGGGGGATGGCGAGTGTTCGTCACACGCGCCCGGGTCTTGCAAAGCGAGGCCCGGGCGTTGTGATTCCGGCGCGGAGCGTCGCTTACCTGGTCTCCATCTGCATCGTCACCCCGGACTTGATCCGGGGCCCATGACTTGGGCGCAGCAGTGGATCCCGGATCAAGTTCGGGATGACGACGAAAGATAGACGGGCTTTATGCCGCTCCCCTACCCCTCGCTCTCGCTGATATCCTCCAGCATAACGGCATCCAGCACCCGCACCCGCCCCTGCTCCAGCGAAATCACGCCCGATTCCTCCCAGCTTTTCAGCTGACGGTTGATATGCTCGCGGCTCATCCCGGCAAAATTGCCGAGTTCGGTCTGGCTCAGTTCCACGCGCTGTGACGCCTCGACATCCTTGCGGATCAGGCGTTTCAGGTAACGCGCCAGCCGCGGCCCGGACGCATAGGCACGGTCGCTTTCGATCGTCTGGTCGGCGGTGCGTAGCCGCCGTGCGAGTTGCTGCATCAGCGACCAGGTAAATTCGGGATGGCTTGCGGCAAAATCCTTGAGCGCATTACGCCCGAGTTGCAGTGCGCTGCCGGCGCTCGTGGCCGTCACCGATGCGGTCCGTTCGCCGCCGTCGAGCAAGGCGATCTCGCCCAGCACCGCTCCGGGTTCGGCATAGGCCAACACGATCTCGCGCCCGCCGCCGGTCAGCATCGACACGCGCGCCGTACCTTGGGTCAGGATCAGCATCATGTCGCCGGGATCGCCCTGGACCAGCAATTCCTTGCCCTTGACGAAATTGACCTGGACCGCGCGGCTGGTGATCTCAGCCCAATCTTCGGCCGACAGTCCCGAAAAAATGCTGTCGGGGCTCTGCAACTCGGCGAGTTTTGCGTGATCCATGCCCCTTAAACCCCTTTGTCCGAACGGTCAGACCAACCGGCTCTGTTTCACCGCCGCTTCGATGAAACCCGCGAACAACGGGTGCGGATCGAACGGCTTGGATTTCAGCTCCGGATGGAATTGCACCCCAATGAACCACGGATGGTCGGGTCTTTCAACGATTTCGGGCAGCATACCGTCTGGCGACATGCCGGAGAACACCAGCCCGCCCTTTTCCAGCCGGTCGCGATAGGCGCCGT carries:
- a CDS encoding Crp/Fnr family transcriptional regulator, which gives rise to MDHAKLAELQSPDSIFSGLSAEDWAEITSRAVQVNFVKGKELLVQGDPGDMMLILTQGTARVSMLTGGGREIVLAYAEPGAVLGEIALLDGGERTASVTATSAGSALQLGRNALKDFAASHPEFTWSLMQQLARRLRTADQTIESDRAYASGPRLARYLKRLIRKDVEASQRVELSQTELGNFAGMSREHINRQLKSWEESGVISLEQGRVRVLDAVMLEDISESEG
- a CDS encoding lipoprotein-releasing ABC transporter permease subunit encodes the protein MILRPYERTIFKRYMLPQRGEGFIFVAAAFSFVAVTLGVAALVIVMSVMNGVRADLFDKIVGLNGHAVVQGFGGRLDDWRDVLKQAKATPGVVSATPLIEQPLLTTFNGRVEGILVRGMTVPDIRNNQTLGGKVLQGNLNTLTANAGNIAIGSELARNLGATVGSNLTIINPAGRSTPFGTVPREISYRVTAVFEIGVYDFDKMYVVMPMEDAQLLLLTGDQIGMIEVKVTDPDDVDATLAPLKEKVAAQAVVSDWRQMNSSLFEALSIERVAMFVILSLIVLVAAFNIVSSLIMLVRAKTRDMAILRTMGAPRDAVLRIFMSIGLSIGIAGTLMGMAFGFGLLYFRQGVLRGVEFLTGQPLWDPSIRFLTELPSKPDPFEIAGIALMAVVFSFLATLYPAFKAANTDPVQVLRYE